In a single window of the Pandoraea pulmonicola genome:
- a CDS encoding MFS transporter, protein MRAQHQAFFSSPFFARLADQILLFLVPLVIFQTTGRVSWSGIAFSLETFPRYLCFPVLGALCDRYSPTKLMHISQTLRAAVCVVGVIGYDLIGGIGWLIALSALCGMLTSQGIVAREVMLPQIFSSHRFEKVLSYSQLADQLGMVLGPMLAAILLSWWRWEFVVAAAAVLFFAADIALAYWQKASAFEFSLPEGSHGTWLKPIKTALAHVIHLPGLKSVILLAAAENLVIGVTLATSAAMVTGFHHQNGHHYAGLQTAGACVTIAILLATARLHIPRHILGLVGFIAICVGGAIAAASPGIAGYVFGFLLIVGFDKMFNVYIRSTRQKIIPARDYGKTTGVVILLNNMTQPLAGLAVGAFSTPLGPNAVILVLSLCMGGLGLLVWLAPRIRKNRHPSTSTGEG, encoded by the coding sequence GTGCGTGCCCAGCATCAAGCGTTCTTCTCTTCGCCATTCTTTGCCCGCCTCGCAGATCAGATCCTGCTGTTCCTCGTGCCGCTGGTCATCTTTCAGACGACTGGGAGAGTGTCCTGGTCGGGCATTGCGTTTTCGCTCGAGACGTTTCCGAGGTATCTGTGTTTCCCGGTCCTGGGTGCGCTTTGCGATCGCTATTCGCCGACGAAGCTGATGCACATCAGCCAAACTCTCCGCGCGGCAGTCTGCGTCGTCGGCGTCATCGGATACGACCTCATCGGCGGGATAGGATGGCTGATCGCGCTGTCCGCATTGTGCGGCATGCTGACGAGTCAGGGCATTGTCGCGCGCGAAGTGATGCTGCCGCAGATCTTCAGCAGCCATCGCTTTGAGAAAGTGCTGTCGTATTCGCAACTGGCTGACCAGCTCGGCATGGTGCTGGGTCCGATGCTAGCGGCCATCCTGCTGTCCTGGTGGCGCTGGGAGTTTGTCGTCGCCGCGGCAGCTGTCCTGTTCTTTGCCGCCGATATCGCACTGGCCTACTGGCAAAAAGCCAGCGCATTCGAATTCTCCTTACCGGAAGGCTCACACGGGACCTGGCTCAAGCCCATCAAGACAGCTCTCGCTCACGTCATCCATCTTCCCGGCCTCAAGTCCGTCATCCTGCTGGCGGCCGCCGAGAATCTCGTGATCGGCGTCACGCTTGCGACCTCCGCCGCGATGGTCACCGGCTTCCACCACCAGAACGGACACCATTACGCGGGGTTGCAAACGGCAGGTGCCTGCGTGACGATCGCGATTCTGCTCGCAACAGCAAGACTGCATATCCCGAGGCACATCCTGGGCCTCGTCGGCTTCATCGCCATCTGTGTCGGCGGTGCCATCGCGGCGGCCAGCCCGGGAATAGCAGGGTACGTCTTCGGCTTTCTGCTGATCGTCGGATTCGACAAGATGTTCAACGTGTATATCCGGAGCACGCGGCAGAAGATCATCCCGGCGCGCGATTACGGAAAGACCACGGGCGTCGTTATTCTCCTCAACAACATGACGCAACCGCTCGCCGGCCTCGCGGTGGGTGCGTTTTCGACCCCTCTCGGCCCAAACGCGGTAATTCTGGTCTTGTCTCTGTGCATGGGCGGCCTTGGCCTGCTGGTCTGGCTCGCTCCTCGCATCCGAAAGAACCGGCATCCCTCGACGTCCACGGGCGAAGGCTAG
- a CDS encoding CfaE/CblD family pilus tip adhesin, with the protein MKFLRAFVLMPLLSAALVSLALILPIKTVLAQDIAPVDINEDRPAAFDLSQGHLDFSLWDKRLIASGENNVAAKKDWSNGTFLCYSDSNPSVGACPTKDIRDGSQGSTEIRLMFVERRSKAGHVVSFRASKHTVGNTNDHKRINDDYGSGDGVVVQDALRLEAKIPAAEFKRFPSGGIWDAHWKLRLHRRDRGFVSEVNLKIKLTITYTKNVQIFLPEHNTTTPTVDLGLTGQVSRDGRTTGRRNIDMCLYDGFGSNSSYFEVTVMDGLSVPQRGPSSFSVVRDGTSGQSLGERIDYGVTYLHNGQRKSLNNGETIRLLGGNNTDVRPVYLPNIPVPVLCKPMPLTLETPEFNAKEKSAGSYTGKLKIIFSPSAQSL; encoded by the coding sequence ATGAAATTTCTTCGTGCATTCGTATTAATGCCGCTGCTATCGGCGGCGCTGGTCTCTCTCGCCTTGATCCTGCCTATTAAGACCGTGCTGGCTCAGGATATTGCTCCGGTCGACATAAATGAGGACCGTCCTGCAGCATTCGATCTGTCGCAAGGCCATCTTGATTTCAGCTTGTGGGACAAGCGATTGATTGCATCAGGGGAAAATAACGTTGCGGCGAAAAAGGATTGGAGCAACGGGACATTCCTGTGCTATTCCGACTCGAATCCGAGTGTTGGTGCCTGCCCAACAAAGGACATTAGAGATGGCAGTCAGGGGAGTACGGAAATTCGGCTTATGTTTGTTGAGCGTCGTTCCAAAGCGGGTCACGTAGTGTCATTTCGGGCTAGTAAGCATACTGTGGGCAACACAAACGACCACAAGCGTATAAACGATGACTACGGAAGTGGCGACGGAGTTGTGGTTCAAGACGCGTTGCGTCTGGAAGCAAAAATCCCCGCGGCCGAATTCAAGCGTTTCCCTTCCGGAGGGATATGGGATGCACACTGGAAGCTAAGGTTGCATCGTCGCGACAGGGGCTTCGTCTCTGAGGTGAATCTCAAGATCAAGCTCACCATCACCTACACGAAGAACGTCCAAATCTTCCTGCCGGAGCACAACACGACGACACCGACGGTAGACCTCGGCTTAACCGGTCAAGTCAGCCGTGACGGCCGCACAACCGGTCGTCGGAATATCGACATGTGCCTGTACGACGGTTTCGGCTCGAATAGCTCGTACTTTGAGGTGACGGTAATGGATGGTCTGTCGGTGCCGCAACGTGGGCCGAGCAGTTTCTCGGTGGTCCGCGATGGAACATCGGGGCAATCGCTGGGTGAACGGATCGACTACGGCGTGACCTACCTTCATAACGGGCAGCGCAAGTCGCTGAACAATGGGGAAACGATTCGCCTGCTCGGCGGCAACAACACCGACGTCAGGCCGGTGTATTTACCGAACATTCCGGTTCCCGTCCTGTGCAAGCCGATGCCGTTGACGTTGGAAACGCCAGAATTCAATGCCAAGGAGAAAAGTGCAGGCAGCTATACGGGAAAGCTCAAGATCATCTTCTCACCGTCGGCACAGAGCTTGTAG
- a CDS encoding DUF2514 family protein — protein MCDSYTLESSKTITEVDTAVVAARASDASSERLRKQLAAFTASVRSSTAAGGSTPTDGGTDVLDLLTGLLGRIGDAAGRLAEFADASHIAGLACECSYDALNKSDGI, from the coding sequence GTGTGTGATTCGTACACATTAGAGAGTTCTAAAACGATCACGGAAGTTGACACAGCCGTTGTTGCCGCTCGTGCCTCTGACGCTTCTTCTGAGCGCCTGCGCAAACAACTCGCAGCCTTCACCGCCTCCGTACGCAGTTCCACCGCTGCCGGCGGAAGCACGCCAACCGACGGCGGAACGGATGTCCTTGATCTGCTCACAGGATTGCTCGGCAGGATCGGCGACGCTGCGGGACGACTTGCGGAATTCGCTGACGCTTCCCACATCGCAGGGCTCGCCTGCGAGTGCAGCTACGACGCGTTGAATAAGAGTGATGGAATTTAG
- the arsH gene encoding arsenical resistance protein ArsH: MSDLTTDLPQVDPALFRAPDIHRLQPAKASPHPPRILLLYGSLRERSFSRLLSEEAARLLTAMGADVRTFNPSGLPLPDDAPDSHPKVAELRELVLWSEGMVWCSPERHGAMTGIMKAQIDWIPLSVGAVRPTQGKTLAVMQVSGGSQSFNAVNQMRVLGRWMRMLTIPNQSSVAKAFMEFDEAGRMKPSAYFDRVVDVMEELVKFTLLTRDIGPYLVDRYSERKESAEELMKRVNQSAI, encoded by the coding sequence GTGTCCGATCTCACCACTGACCTCCCGCAGGTGGACCCAGCGCTGTTTCGCGCCCCTGATATCCATCGTCTGCAGCCTGCCAAAGCGTCGCCCCATCCGCCGCGCATCCTGCTGCTCTATGGTTCGCTGCGCGAGCGCTCGTTCAGCCGCCTGCTGAGCGAAGAAGCCGCACGCCTGCTCACGGCGATGGGCGCCGATGTGCGCACATTCAATCCGAGCGGCCTGCCTCTGCCGGACGACGCGCCGGACAGCCACCCCAAGGTGGCCGAACTACGCGAACTGGTGCTGTGGTCGGAAGGCATGGTCTGGTGCTCGCCGGAGCGGCACGGCGCGATGACCGGCATCATGAAGGCGCAAATCGACTGGATTCCGCTTTCGGTCGGAGCGGTGCGGCCGACCCAGGGCAAGACGCTCGCCGTGATGCAGGTCAGCGGCGGCTCGCAATCGTTCAACGCCGTCAACCAGATGCGTGTGCTTGGACGATGGATGCGCATGCTGACCATTCCCAACCAGTCGTCGGTGGCCAAGGCGTTCATGGAGTTCGACGAAGCCGGGCGCATGAAACCTTCAGCGTATTTCGACCGCGTCGTTGACGTGATGGAGGAACTGGTCAAATTCACGCTGCTGACACGCGACATCGGTCCGTACCTTGTAGACCGATACAGCGAGCGCAAAGAGAGCGCCGAAGAACTGATGAAGCGCGTGAATCAATCGGCCATCTGA